The Candidatus Zixiibacteriota bacterium genome includes the window GAGCTACATTATCGTGGACATAACAGCCTCACTCTGGGTTTAGCGGCCAATTCATCGCATCTCCGATGCACAGATTCTCCTTAAATCTCACGTATCTAAATGTCTGTAGAGAAGAGATTGCAGACGCGCTTCAGCGCAACGACACAATCGCTGCGCTAACCATTTTGCGAAGATGCGCTGTTCTCGAAAGGTGCTGAGCGCGCGACCCAATCAACAGTCGGGAATGCCGTCGCCGCTCGGATCGCAAGGGGCCGTGCCGCCACCGAAAATGTAGGCTATCAAATACACAACATCATCGATGTCGACCGCGCCGGAGCAGTCAGCATCAGCTTTTATCTCAGGATCGGGGGCTGGGCCACCGCCGAAAATATAAGCTATGAGAAATACAACGTCGTCGATATCGACCGCTTCGCTACCGTCAGCGTCGCCGCAAATCCAATCGCAAGCGTCGCCTATTTGATCGCCATCCGTATCAGTCTGATCGGGGTTTGGAATGAACAGGCAGTTGTCACAACTATCACCCACCGTGTCGCCATCGCGGTCTTCCTGCTTGTTGTTTGCAGCATATATGCAGTTGTCACAGCTGTCGCCGACAGCATCGCTGTCGTTGTCCTCCTGCGATGGATTGTAGTTCTGCGGACAGTTGTCGTTGAAGTCGGCGATACCATCATTGTCGAGGTCAGGTATGTAACCGGAATAGTCCCATCCTATGGCGTCGAACATGTCTTTGTCGGCTGTTTTGTAGAAGTCCGGATAGTAAGTCTGGCCGGCATTCGCGTACGCGCACATTATGCCGTAGACTGATCCATCTCTGAAATGCGATGCCTGCGCAGGACTTCCGTCCTGCATCCGGTACTCGACATCTGTACCATCATAATAGAAGAGATTGGAGTTGTGAGAATCGTTAGGATAATTGTAGTCGACCAGCCGCGGGCAGGTTTGGAACTCCTCATACGTATCCGGATTGTAGTCTTCCGTGCCGTCGGTTCGCTGGAATCTGAAGATATCCATACTGAAGACATCAGAGGCAGGATCGTACCACTGTTCGGCCCTCGACAGGAAGCCCAAAGCGTGCCCCACCTCGTGCGCCACGACCGACTGAAAGCAGTACTTGTATGAAACGACGCCGTTTGATGGGTCGTAGTCCCAGTTCACGTCTGGGTTGAAAGAGGTCTCTCCGGACGCGC containing:
- a CDS encoding thrombospondin type 3 repeat-containing protein produces the protein MCAYANAGQTYYPDFYKTADKDMFDAIGWDYSGYIPDLDNDGIADFNDNCPQNYNPSQEDNDSDAVGDSCDNCIYAANNKQEDRDGDTVGDSCDNCLFIPNPDQTDTDGDQIGDACDWICGDADGSEAVDIDDVVFLIAYIFGGGPAPDPEIKADADCSGAVDIDDVVYLIAYIFGGGTAPCDPSGDGIPDC